AAAAGTACAACCTGATTTAGCTACCTTGCAAAccattattgaaaatgatacaCAAGGATCTAATGTGTTTCCAGTTTATTCTTTCTTGCCTGCCTTGAATTTGAACTTAACTCCACATCAGgcatatttgaaattgtcCAAAGGTGCCAATAAACAATCATTTCTATTAGAAAGTGCTAAAAGTTATAACGAATTGGATAGATATTCATTCATCGGTATCAACCCAACAAAGATTAtcaccaataataattctcaaGATCCTTTAACTATTTTGaaagattatttgaaagacTTCAAACTTTCCAGTGATATCCCAAGTCTGCCACCTCTAAGTGGGGGTGCCATTGGCTACGTATCTTATGATtgtatcaaatattttgaaccaAAAGTAAACTCAAATGGTCAATATGATAAAATGAAAGATACTTTACAATTACCAGAATCTCTATTCATGATTTCCAATACAATCGTCGCATTTGATCATGTTTTTCAaagatttcaaatcatCCATAATATTTGTACTAGCTCAACTACTACAGATTTAAAAGGACAATTCGATGAGGCacaatcaattattaaaaatattataagtattttaattacaaaagatgaaatagattctaataattacccatttcaaaaaaaaattaaattaaatcaaactTTTACTTCAAATGTAGGTCAAGAAGGTTATGAAAATTTTGTCTCTtctttaaaacaaaacattAAAAAAGGTGATATCATTCAAGCAGTTCCATCTCAACGAATCTCAAGGCCAACTTCTTTACATCCATTTAACATCTACAAGCATTTGAGAATGGTAAACCCTTCCCCATACTTATTTTATATCGATTGTTTAGATTTCCAAATCATTGGTGCTTCTCCAGAATTATTATGTAAATCGGattccaaaaataaattgattacTCATCCAATTGCAGGAACTGTAAAAAGAGGTTCAACTttaaaagaagatgatgaattggCAGACCAATTGAGATCTTCCTTAAAGGATAAAGCTGAGCATATCATGTTGGTGGATTTAGCaagaaatgatattaatcGTGTTTGTAATCCACGTACTACATCtgttgataaattattgaccattcaaaaattttctCATGTTCAACATTTAGTTTCAGAAGTTAGTGGGACTTTAAGACATGATAAAGATCGTTTCGACGCTTTTAGATCAATTTTCCCAGCAGGTACTGTCAGTGGTGCGCCAAAGATTAAAGCAATGCAATTGATCTCTGGTTTGGAAAACGAAAAAAGGGGTGTATATGCAGGTGCAGTAGGCCACTGGTCTTATGACGGTAAATCAATGGATACTTGTATCGCATTAAGAACAATGGTTTATAAAGATGATACTGTATATTTGCAAGCTGGTGGTGGTATCGTTTTCGATTcagatgaaaatgatgaatacATAGAAACCATGAATAAGATGATGGCTAATAACAAGACCATTTTAGACGCTGAAGAATTCTGGGCTAAAAAGGTAGGTACTACCACTGATTAGCTTACTCTcgtttataattatatgtatatatctATGTATATTGtacgtttttttttttccatttttttttcaatggcATCGCATCTGGAGTTATCTTTTTTATGTCGTAGTTTTTTacttgttttaaaaaattaaaaaaaaggtaatgacattatttcattataaaaatattaagtaGACAATTTACACAATACGGTTATCAATTGATTAGTAAAACAATGATGTCTAAAGTAACTACTTCACTATCATTGTCTTTTCTAATAGGTTTGACAGCAGTCTCTTTAGTTACAGGATATTTTATTGGTCAAGCTACTTCCTCTCCAAGTAACCCATTCATTACAACATCgtctaataaaaatgcaTTGACTAAAAAAGTTACAAATGGTTCAGAAGATGAAACTGAATTcgaggaagaagaagaagaagaggaaTTTGAAGTAGATTCAAATTCCTTAAATGAAATCCCAGGTGAAGTTAGAATGGCCTTAATCATTCGTCAAGATTTAGAAATGACAAAGGGTAAAATTGCTGCTCAATGTTGCCATGCCGCTTTATCTTGTTTCAGACTAATTGGTACCGACCCCTCAAGAGAatcatataatttaaatatgttAAATAGATGGTTAAGAGGCGGTCAAGCGAAAATCACTTTGAAATGTCCAAACAAGGAAGTTTTAGATGAACTATATGCCAAGGCCATTTCTTTGGGAATAAATGCTACTGTCATTCATGATGCTGGTAGAACTCAAATTGCTGCAGGAAGTGCGACTGTATTAGGTTTGGGGCCTGCACCAAAGGC
This genomic stretch from Henningerozyma blattae CBS 6284 chromosome 1, complete genome harbors:
- the TRP2 gene encoding anthranilate synthase TRP2 (similar to Saccharomyces cerevisiae TRP2 (YER090W); ancestral locus Anc_7.375), coding for MLVNNHEIKVQPDLATLQTIIENDTQGSNVFPVYSFLPALNLNLTPHQAYLKLSKGANKQSFLLESAKSYNELDRYSFIGINPTKIITNNNSQDPLTILKDYLKDFKLSSDIPSLPPLSGGAIGYVSYDCIKYFEPKVNSNGQYDKMKDTLQLPESLFMISNTIVAFDHVFQRFQIIHNICTSSTTTDLKGQFDEAQSIIKNIISILITKDEIDSNNYPFQKKIKLNQTFTSNVGQEGYENFVSSLKQNIKKGDIIQAVPSQRISRPTSLHPFNIYKHLRMVNPSPYLFYIDCLDFQIIGASPELLCKSDSKNKLITHPIAGTVKRGSTLKEDDELADQLRSSLKDKAEHIMLVDLARNDINRVCNPRTTSVDKLLTIQKFSHVQHLVSEVSGTLRHDKDRFDAFRSIFPAGTVSGAPKIKAMQLISGLENEKRGVYAGAVGHWSYDGKSMDTCIALRTMVYKDDTVYLQAGGGIVFDSDENDEYIETMNKMMANNKTILDAEEFWAKKVGTTTD
- the PTH2 gene encoding aminoacyl-tRNA hydrolase (similar to Saccharomyces cerevisiae PTH2 (YBL057C); ancestral locus Anc_7.376); the protein is MSKVTTSLSLSFLIGLTAVSLVTGYFIGQATSSPSNPFITTSSNKNALTKKVTNGSEDETEFEEEEEEEEFEVDSNSLNEIPGEVRMALIIRQDLEMTKGKIAAQCCHAALSCFRLIGTDPSRESYNLNMLNRWLRGGQAKITLKCPNKEVLDELYAKAISLGINATVIHDAGRTQIAAGSATVLGLGPAPKAILDQVTGELKLY